A single window of Balaenoptera acutorostrata chromosome X, mBalAcu1.1, whole genome shotgun sequence DNA harbors:
- the RBM3 gene encoding RNA-binding protein 3 isoform X2, which produces MSSEEGKLFVGGLNFNTDEQALEDHFSSFGPISEVVVVKDRETQRSRGFGFITFTNPEHASDAMRAMNGESLDGRQIRVDHAGKSARGTRGGAFGAYGRGRSYSRGGGDQGYGSGRYDSRPGGYGYGYGRSRDYGGSQGGYDRYSGGNYRDNYDN; this is translated from the exons ATGTCCTCTGAAGAAGGGAAGCTCTTCGTGGGAGGGCTCAACTTCAACACTGATGAGCAGGCTCTGGAAGACCACTTCAGCAGCTTCGGACCTATTTCTGAGG TGGTTGTTGTCAAGGACCGGGAGACTCAGCGATCCCGGGGTTTTGGCTTCATCACCTTCACCAATCCAGAGCATGCCTCAGATGCCATGAGAGCCATGAATGGAGAG TCTCTGGACGGTCGTCAGATCCGTGTAGACCACGCGGGCAAGTCGGCCCGGGGAACAAGAGGGGGTGCCTTTGGGGCCTATGGGCGTGGTCGCAGCTACTCTAGAG GTGGTGGGGACCAGGGCTATGGAAGTGGCAGGTATGACAGCCGACCTGGAGGATATGGATATGGATATGGAAGGTCCAGAGACTATGGCGGCAG CCAGGGTGGTTATGACCGCTACTCAGGAGGAAATTACAGGGATAATTATGACAACTGA
- the TBC1D25 gene encoding TBC1 domain family member 25 isoform X1 has product MATASGSSDLAGSGAPPPGGGAQAAAEEEEREVVRVRVKKCESFLPPEFRSFAVDPQITSLDVLQHILIRAFDLNGKKNFGISYLGRDRLGQEASLSLLSDWDLSTAFATASKPYLQLRVDIRPTEDSPLLEDWDIISPKDVIGSDVLLAEKRSSLTTAALPFTQSILSQVGRTLSKVQQVLSWSYGEDVKPFKPPLSDAEFHTYLNHEGQLSRPEELRLRIYHGGVEPSLRKVVWRYLLNVYPDGLTGRERMDYMKRKSREYEQLKSEWAQRASPEDLEFIRSTVLKDVLRTDRAHPYFAGPEDGPHLRALHDLLTTYAVTHPQVSYCQGMSDLASPILAVMDHEGHAFVCFCGIMKRLAANFHPDGRAMATKFAHLKLLLRHADPDFYQYLQEAGADDLFFCYRWLLLELKREFAFDDALRMLEVTWSSLPPDPPEHEVELVGPPSLVADTGFGGHRGRPVRQRHMLRPAGGGGGAFEDAVDHLAATSQGPGGGGRLLRQASLDDLQQLRDNTGPRRDLLVQLPHPAALISSKSLSEPLLNSSDPLLSSSSHPDSPSSSSPSSTQDASPTGDVTAGSPLMPEVGSPQDPGKSLPPPPPLGLPPPQEFGRGNPFMLFLCLAILLEHRDHIMRNGLDYNELAMHFDRLVRKHHLGRVLRRAKALFADYLQSEVWDSEEGAEATAPS; this is encoded by the exons atggCGACGGCCTCTGGATCCTCGGACTTGGCCGGCTCCGGAGCGCCCCCGCCTGGTGGGGGAGCCCAAGCGGCAGCTGAGGAGGAAGAGCGAGAGGTGGTGCGGGTCCGAGTCAAG AAATGTGAGAGCTTCTTGCCACCTGAGTTTCGCTCTTTTGCTGTGGACCCCCAGATCACCTCACTCGATGTGTTACAGCACATCCTCATCCGAGCCTTTGACTTGAACGG GAAGAAGAATTTTGGTATCAGCTACCTGGGCCGGGATCGGCTGGGGCAGGAAGCTTCTCTCTCACTCCTGTCTGACTGGGACCTCAGCACGGCCTTCGCCACCGCTTCCAAACCTTACCTGCAGCTGCGTGTAGATATTCGGCCCACTGAGGATA GCCCGCTGCTGGAAGACTGGGACATAATCAGCCCCAAGGATGTCATTGGCTCCGACGTGCTGCTGGCTGAGAAGCGGTCATCGCTGACGACAGCTGCCCTGCCCTTCACACAGTCCATCCTCTCTCAG GTGGGCCGCACCTTGTCCAAGGTCCAGCAGGTGCTGAGCTGGTCATATGGGGAAGACGTCAAGCCCTTCAAGCCTCCCCTGAGCGATGCGGAGTTTCACACATACCTGAACCACGAGGGCCAGCTCTCCCGCCCCGAGGAGTTGCGCCTGCGGATCTACCATGGTGGCGTTGAGCCCTCCCTGCGAAAG GTGGTGTGGAGGTACCTTCTGAACGTGTACCCAGACGGGCTGACAGGCCGCGAGCGGATGGACTACATGAAACGCAAGAGCCGCGAGTATGAGCAGCTCAAGAGCGAGTGGGCCCAGCGAGCGAGCCCTGAGGACCTGGAGTTCATCCGCAGCACGGTCCTCAAGGACGTGCTGCGTACCGACCGGGCCCACCCCTACTTCGCGGGGCCCGAGGACGGCCCACACCTGCGGGCTCTGCACGACCTGCTCACCACTTACGCCGTTACCCACCCACAGGTGTCCTACTGCCAGGGCATGAGCGACCTGGCCTCGCCCATCCTTGCCGTCATGGACCACGAGGGCCATGCCTTCGTCTGCTTTTGTGGCATCATGAAGCGCCTGGCTGCGAACTTCCACCCTGATGGCCGCGCCATGGCCACCAAGTTCGCTCACCTCAAGCTGCTGCTGCGACACGCCGACCCTGACTTCTACCAGTACTTGCAGGAAGCTGGTGCCGACGACCTCTTCTTCTGTTACCGCTGGCTGCTGCTCGAGCTCAAGCGCGAGTTCGCCTTTGATGACGCTCTCCGCATGCTGGAGGTCACCTGGAGCTCGCTGCCCCCCGACCCTCCCGAGCATGAGGTAGAGCTCGTGGGCCCCCCCAGCCTTGTGGCGGACACTGGCTTTGGGGGCCACAGGGGACGGCCCGTGCGGCAGAGGCACATGCTGAGGCCCGCCGGTGGAGGAGGTGGTGCTTTTGAAGATGCTGTTGACCACTTGGCCGCCACCAGCCAGGGGCCTGGTGGCGGGGGGCGTCTCCTGAGACAGGCCAGTCTGGATGACCTCCAGCAACTCAGGGATAACACAGGCCCCAGGAGGGACCTCCTGGTCCAGCTGCCCCACCCAGCTGCCCTCATCAGCTCCAAGTCTCTCTCTGAGCCCTTGCTGAACTCCTCAGACCCActgctttcctcctcttcccaccctgATTCCCCATCGTCTTCATCTCCATCATCCACCCAGGACGCCTCTCCCACTGGTGACGTGACTGCAGGATCCCCCTTGATGCCAGAGGTGGGCTCCCCACAAGACCCTGGGAAGtccctgccacccccacccccactgggcCTGCCCCCGCCCCAGGAGTTCGGCCGAGGGAACCCATTCATGCTCTTCCTGTGCCTCGCCATCCTGCTGGAGCACCGTGACCACATCATGCGCAACGGGCTGGATTACAACGAGCTGGCCATGCACTTTGACCGCCTCGTGCGAAAACACCACCTGGGGCGCGTCCTACGCCGGGCCAAGGCTCTCTTCGCTGATTACCTGCAGTCAGAGGTGTGGGACTCAGAGGAGGGGGCCGAGGCCACAGCCCCATCTTGA
- the TBC1D25 gene encoding TBC1 domain family member 25 isoform X2: protein MLQTLKCESFLPPEFRSFAVDPQITSLDVLQHILIRAFDLNGKKNFGISYLGRDRLGQEASLSLLSDWDLSTAFATASKPYLQLRVDIRPTEDSPLLEDWDIISPKDVIGSDVLLAEKRSSLTTAALPFTQSILSQVGRTLSKVQQVLSWSYGEDVKPFKPPLSDAEFHTYLNHEGQLSRPEELRLRIYHGGVEPSLRKVVWRYLLNVYPDGLTGRERMDYMKRKSREYEQLKSEWAQRASPEDLEFIRSTVLKDVLRTDRAHPYFAGPEDGPHLRALHDLLTTYAVTHPQVSYCQGMSDLASPILAVMDHEGHAFVCFCGIMKRLAANFHPDGRAMATKFAHLKLLLRHADPDFYQYLQEAGADDLFFCYRWLLLELKREFAFDDALRMLEVTWSSLPPDPPEHEVELVGPPSLVADTGFGGHRGRPVRQRHMLRPAGGGGGAFEDAVDHLAATSQGPGGGGRLLRQASLDDLQQLRDNTGPRRDLLVQLPHPAALISSKSLSEPLLNSSDPLLSSSSHPDSPSSSSPSSTQDASPTGDVTAGSPLMPEVGSPQDPGKSLPPPPPLGLPPPQEFGRGNPFMLFLCLAILLEHRDHIMRNGLDYNELAMHFDRLVRKHHLGRVLRRAKALFADYLQSEVWDSEEGAEATAPS from the exons ATGCTTCAGACACTG AAATGTGAGAGCTTCTTGCCACCTGAGTTTCGCTCTTTTGCTGTGGACCCCCAGATCACCTCACTCGATGTGTTACAGCACATCCTCATCCGAGCCTTTGACTTGAACGG GAAGAAGAATTTTGGTATCAGCTACCTGGGCCGGGATCGGCTGGGGCAGGAAGCTTCTCTCTCACTCCTGTCTGACTGGGACCTCAGCACGGCCTTCGCCACCGCTTCCAAACCTTACCTGCAGCTGCGTGTAGATATTCGGCCCACTGAGGATA GCCCGCTGCTGGAAGACTGGGACATAATCAGCCCCAAGGATGTCATTGGCTCCGACGTGCTGCTGGCTGAGAAGCGGTCATCGCTGACGACAGCTGCCCTGCCCTTCACACAGTCCATCCTCTCTCAG GTGGGCCGCACCTTGTCCAAGGTCCAGCAGGTGCTGAGCTGGTCATATGGGGAAGACGTCAAGCCCTTCAAGCCTCCCCTGAGCGATGCGGAGTTTCACACATACCTGAACCACGAGGGCCAGCTCTCCCGCCCCGAGGAGTTGCGCCTGCGGATCTACCATGGTGGCGTTGAGCCCTCCCTGCGAAAG GTGGTGTGGAGGTACCTTCTGAACGTGTACCCAGACGGGCTGACAGGCCGCGAGCGGATGGACTACATGAAACGCAAGAGCCGCGAGTATGAGCAGCTCAAGAGCGAGTGGGCCCAGCGAGCGAGCCCTGAGGACCTGGAGTTCATCCGCAGCACGGTCCTCAAGGACGTGCTGCGTACCGACCGGGCCCACCCCTACTTCGCGGGGCCCGAGGACGGCCCACACCTGCGGGCTCTGCACGACCTGCTCACCACTTACGCCGTTACCCACCCACAGGTGTCCTACTGCCAGGGCATGAGCGACCTGGCCTCGCCCATCCTTGCCGTCATGGACCACGAGGGCCATGCCTTCGTCTGCTTTTGTGGCATCATGAAGCGCCTGGCTGCGAACTTCCACCCTGATGGCCGCGCCATGGCCACCAAGTTCGCTCACCTCAAGCTGCTGCTGCGACACGCCGACCCTGACTTCTACCAGTACTTGCAGGAAGCTGGTGCCGACGACCTCTTCTTCTGTTACCGCTGGCTGCTGCTCGAGCTCAAGCGCGAGTTCGCCTTTGATGACGCTCTCCGCATGCTGGAGGTCACCTGGAGCTCGCTGCCCCCCGACCCTCCCGAGCATGAGGTAGAGCTCGTGGGCCCCCCCAGCCTTGTGGCGGACACTGGCTTTGGGGGCCACAGGGGACGGCCCGTGCGGCAGAGGCACATGCTGAGGCCCGCCGGTGGAGGAGGTGGTGCTTTTGAAGATGCTGTTGACCACTTGGCCGCCACCAGCCAGGGGCCTGGTGGCGGGGGGCGTCTCCTGAGACAGGCCAGTCTGGATGACCTCCAGCAACTCAGGGATAACACAGGCCCCAGGAGGGACCTCCTGGTCCAGCTGCCCCACCCAGCTGCCCTCATCAGCTCCAAGTCTCTCTCTGAGCCCTTGCTGAACTCCTCAGACCCActgctttcctcctcttcccaccctgATTCCCCATCGTCTTCATCTCCATCATCCACCCAGGACGCCTCTCCCACTGGTGACGTGACTGCAGGATCCCCCTTGATGCCAGAGGTGGGCTCCCCACAAGACCCTGGGAAGtccctgccacccccacccccactgggcCTGCCCCCGCCCCAGGAGTTCGGCCGAGGGAACCCATTCATGCTCTTCCTGTGCCTCGCCATCCTGCTGGAGCACCGTGACCACATCATGCGCAACGGGCTGGATTACAACGAGCTGGCCATGCACTTTGACCGCCTCGTGCGAAAACACCACCTGGGGCGCGTCCTACGCCGGGCCAAGGCTCTCTTCGCTGATTACCTGCAGTCAGAGGTGTGGGACTCAGAGGAGGGGGCCGAGGCCACAGCCCCATCTTGA
- the RBM3 gene encoding RNA-binding protein 3 isoform X1, with translation MSSEEGKLFVGGLNFNTDEQALEDHFSSFGPISEVVVVKDRETQRSRGFGFITFTNPEHASDAMRAMNGESLDGRQIRVDHAGKSARGTRGGAFGAYGRGRSYSRGGGDQGYGSGRYDSRPGGYGYGYGRSRDYGGRSQGGYDRYSGGNYRDNYDN, from the exons ATGTCCTCTGAAGAAGGGAAGCTCTTCGTGGGAGGGCTCAACTTCAACACTGATGAGCAGGCTCTGGAAGACCACTTCAGCAGCTTCGGACCTATTTCTGAGG TGGTTGTTGTCAAGGACCGGGAGACTCAGCGATCCCGGGGTTTTGGCTTCATCACCTTCACCAATCCAGAGCATGCCTCAGATGCCATGAGAGCCATGAATGGAGAG TCTCTGGACGGTCGTCAGATCCGTGTAGACCACGCGGGCAAGTCGGCCCGGGGAACAAGAGGGGGTGCCTTTGGGGCCTATGGGCGTGGTCGCAGCTACTCTAGAG GTGGTGGGGACCAGGGCTATGGAAGTGGCAGGTATGACAGCCGACCTGGAGGATATGGATATGGATATGGAAGGTCCAGAGACTATGGCGGCAG AAGCCAGGGTGGTTATGACCGCTACTCAGGAGGAAATTACAGGGATAATTATGACAACTGA